The Bactrocera dorsalis isolate Fly_Bdor chromosome 2, ASM2337382v1, whole genome shotgun sequence region CCGAAACAGAATTTGCCAATaatgatgtgctgaacacaatgaccgcGGCAcactgcaaacgacatctgtcaaatattaaacacacgttcttatggacacagttaatTAAACAGCTGCACGACTgcagttgtcgctctcgctaaaatatttttaaatttgcggACGACAGTAGAGaggacagtagagttgacagtagagagGAGTGAAGCcactaatatgtatgtaaaatctaaaattaatcaaagctctaacaaacctaacgttattttacaaacatataaaatagctttgttatatcatttgtaataacaattgataatttagaacaaataaatttgcatagttacttattttttgcataacaaattccactttgaacaaaatattaaaatttcattgaagtgaaaggtattagtatggccacaaggaaattgtgtacatgcaaaatggatagctgtgttgttttgtgttcatgccggccattgttatgtcgcTGCCTTTtcacaaatgttcatgtagtagGATTCAGGACGCAATTTAAAGTTCACTGTCGTGTTGCTTCTATGTGTTCAATGCGCCACGCAGCATATGATTATTTAGatcttttttacttttcttttgaaCTTTAAACAATATAATTCACCAATCTGGCAACTTTTTTATATCGGTGTTCTTCGTTTCCGAAGCATtcctaaattttttggaaacgcTCTTGAAATCTACCGtctaaattttgaagttattttggGAAGAGTCAATGGTAAATATAATAGCTTCATTGGCAAAATTTGGTGctaaatagataaaaaaataaactaccTGCAATACATAGAATCATTTTTGTAATATTGCTTGCATGAAAAGTTTCATGTGTCGGTTGTTAAAAGAGGAACAGAAACAAACGAAGCAACACAAGAGGACGTCGAAACCGTTTACACATTCTCAGCCGACAGAAGGTGAATCTGCTGATCAAAGCAAAAGCCATAAAAGGTGCAAAAATTAGGATTTTAAGAATTTTCGATTAATTTGATGAAGGGTTGATCTTGACTCGTTTGtgtaaaatgttattataaaCATAGTGCATACAGTTAAGtcaatatatttacaaacatataaataacaAACGTCCACGCCCATTTGAAGTTGTATACCAATATGAAAAAAGGTGACCTAAATCAGGATATAACCGAAGTGACTATTGGCACATCATccaatgaaaataaagaaacgaGATCCAACATGATGCATACTTTTCAAACTCAATCAGGCCTACCTTCAGATTTTCCCCAAATGGACCGAAATGTGTCCACTACTTCTCTAACCAAGTTGACACAACAACCTCAAACGCCAGAAATGTTGGCATTaaatgacgaagaaaaagcGACTACTTCCTCTGCAGGAAAACTGCTGGGTGTCGATTTAGGAATAGATCCAATAACCACTGAGACAGTTCGAGATGAATTAGGCGAAAGAAGTTGCTGGATTTGTTTTGCAACAGATGAAGATAACCGTCTAGCACCATGGGTGCAACCATGTAAATGTCGTGGCACTACAAAATGGGTACATCAAAGTTGTTTATATCGATGGGTAGACGAGAAACAAAAGGGTAACGGGATGCGAGCAGTTAGTTGTCAACAGTGCCAAACCGAATATATTATCGTTTTCCCACAAATGGGCAAAGTCGCCAACTTATTAGAAGCTTTCGATAATATCATTAAACGCCTAAGCCCCTTCCTAGCTGCGGGTATTTTTGTCGGCTCATTGTATTGGACAGCAGTAACTTATGGAGCCGTAACCTTCCTACAGGTAGTTATGAtgatatactatactatattttttatactacatattatattttatacaacaGATTGTTGGGCACAAAAAGGGATTGGCTTTAATGGAAAATGGCGATCCACTAATATTATTACTTGGACTGCCTGCTATTCCAGTTGGCCTAGTCCTTGGCCGTATGATTCGCTGGGAGGACGCAGTAATTAGATTGATCCGCAACCGTCGAAGTGTTGCACGAAAATTCCCACTGATGAACTTCATTATTCCTTATCCGTGagtaatgaaaattatattatgtatgtgcatatgcgtACTATAAAATCTCGTTCAGCTTTGCTAGTCTCCAAGAACTAACtccttttcaaaataaaaattagaagtGTTAGATATTTCCTTTCCAAAATTAACCTAAAAATTTTCCCAATATTAGAAAAGTAAGTAAATAGTTTCATAAGTAAGTAAATAGCAGTAATTTGTATTAggaaagcatttaaaaaatattaagaaagtaAAAGTGTATAATGAAATTCAGGAAATCAAAGGATATTTTGTTCAAACGGTAGCAACTCTTCAAAATTATGGTTTTAAAAATGAAACACCTAGACGAAAGCAGCAAACACCCATTGCAGCCGAATTATATTGTGGTcagaagaatataaaatttacttatttggTAGTAAAAGTTTTCGAAACTAAGTTGgtccaatatttttaattgaaagcgtCATGGATCTAGTGGCAtagttcaaaat contains the following coding sequences:
- the LOC105222921 gene encoding E3 ubiquitin-protein ligase MARCHF5, with protein sequence MKKGDLNQDITEVTIGTSSNENKETRSNMMHTFQTQSGLPSDFPQMDRNVSTTSLTKLTQQPQTPEMLALNDEEKATTSSAGKLLGVDLGIDPITTETVRDELGERSCWICFATDEDNRLAPWVQPCKCRGTTKWVHQSCLYRWVDEKQKGNGMRAVSCQQCQTEYIIVFPQMGKVANLLEAFDNIIKRLSPFLAAGIFVGSLYWTAVTYGAVTFLQIVGHKKGLALMENGDPLILLLGLPAIPVGLVLGRMIRWEDAVIRLIRNRRSVARKFPLMNFIIPYPEDEEEQSAQNPATPTLADPVSATRIFCGALILPTISTIVGRLLFESIEDTLHRTLLGGLTFIAVKGILKIYLKQQQYTRKKKRRIVDYTDENVRIFVNRSTSRHHGGGTASGGAPTAASGGAPSAGTASGGPSTQFQRDPNLLPQPANDRISMV